A segment of the Carya illinoinensis cultivar Pawnee chromosome 1, C.illinoinensisPawnee_v1, whole genome shotgun sequence genome:
AAGATCACAACTTtaacagcagcagcagcaacaacaaATGTTTCAGTGGGGAAGCAGAAGGAGAAGTGTCTGGGGTCCTCTCTGGGCAAGAAAACTGACATTGTGGAAGATGATGACAGTCCCAATAGTCAAGCCAACGCTTCAGCCTCGTCCTTTGAGCGTAAGGTTTCAAGATCCAGATCTGTTGGGTGTGGAAGCAGGAGCTTCTCCGGTGACTTCTTTGAGAGAATCTCCACTGGGTTTGGGGACTGCACTCTAAGGAGAGTGGAGTCCCAGCGGGAAGGCAAACCTAAGGTCTCCACCTCGGCCGTGCACCGCGGCGGAGCTGGCGGCGAGCACCATCACTGCATGAAAGAGAGGGTCAAGTGCGGCGGCCTATTTGGTGGGTTTATGATAACTTCCTCATCTTCTTCGTCATCTTCCTCTTCTTATTGGGTGTCTTCTTCAGCTGAGGAAATGAACGGGAAGCAGCCGGGAGGGCCACTTGTGCATGGTCGGAGTAAGAGCTGGGGTTGGGCGTTTGCTAGCCCAATGAGAGCTTTCGGCAAGCCTTCCTCTAAAGATGGGAAGAGAGATATCATCAGAGACGCTTCAGATAAGAATACTACCCCAAACTTGGCCGCCATTCCTTCCTTGCTGGCCGTGAGAGGCTAGAGATCGATACTAGTTCTGCCTTTGGCTTAATACACATTTTCATGTTACTTGTCGATTTCAACTCCATGTTTATCTCTGTTTGTGTCAATTCCATTATTAATGTCacaccttttttctttttctgggttccattttcattttacttccATTTTGGGGAGGCTTAAGTGATAATGGAATAGTACCAATACCTAGTGAGTGTGGCGCTGTGGATTATTGCTTAGAAAAGGAGATGAAACTTCACTTATTTCATCAGTACTACATGTTATTTGTTGGGCATGTGTGTTATAATCTGTATTCTTTGTTGGGTTTGTTCTGTAATATGCGTTGTGATGTTATGGCAAAGATATGTGTTTTTtccattaaataattaaatgtaGATGATGGTTTGACTGAGTTTCACTCCCCACATGCACACACATGTTAGGTGGTATCAAACACACTGGAATCTCTAATCCAATCCCATCGTTGCTGGCAATGTTATTGACCTTTAGGCTCTTTGATTTTGACTACCTTCTAGTATTAAAAATTCTATCTGGCGATATTCTTTTGATGGAAAATACTAATTAGTTACAGCTTTATATGTGGAGTTAAGATGGTGCGGTGTTCCTTTTAATCATTCAGTTCAACACTGTAGACAATAGATACACGTCAGCGTTCTTTGTAGCCATATGGTTGAACAGTTGGACAAGTTTTGTAACGCTTGCACCACGTACAACTCAAAGCAAATacgaacattttttttttctttattttgatggGCACGGGTGTTCAGAATAATTCGAGGCTGTACGGGCCTTCTGTAAGAGCATCTTCATCtctataatttaacttaaaattacatttctttaaatttattcttaaattttattcatcttctaaaaacctcctacatctcattctccatctctatctctattctattaaataatatttctctattctttttttattactttattctctctcttccatttacaatcctaactactaactcttttgtcttattatctttttttcaaatatcactttctactaaatatttatatgattttgactacccaatacagtatttttttaaatcattaatcgtattataaaaatagtaaattttattaataaattaatccattttctaacgtgatggaaattttatttagaagagtACTTTTTATCAATTAAAGAATAATGAGGATCCATAGTCACGtattgatgttttatttttttaaattggttgtaacggtAATATTACCTGTCATTTCTCCAACGgtcatattttttgtcatttttacaacggtaacattttttgtcatatttccaacggtaatattttttgtcttttctctaatggtaactttttttgtcttctctcaaacggtaacattttttgtttgtagtataacggtaactttttcctctataaattaacatattgctaacattcacattctcacaaactcaagtctcatttcatttatagagCAGAGATTCTATTCTATCCTTTCATCTCCCACTCCCTTCATCAAATGGCTCGTACATTCTTTCGCAAATTATTAACATACGTATCctctgaagatgatagcgatgttCATACTGAGGAGGTCGATGGACAGTCATCGAGGCAGCGTGACAATAGGCACCCACGTAAGTTTATTCGGTGTGATCATGCCAAGGGGCACGAGCGCCTATTTCGTGATTATTTCGCAGAAAATCcagtatatccctcgaatctatttcgaagGAGATTTCAGATGAGCCGTCCCCTATTTcttcgtattctaaatgaggtagagtcttacgagccgtatttcgtccagagaagagataatgccggaagactcggtttatcttctatgcaaaaaataacCACAGCACTTAAAATGCTGGCGTATGgggttactggagattttatggatgaatacatacgtatcggtgaaagcaccgcaatggagagcctaaaaagattctctgagacaatagtaaatgttttttcaaatgaatattTGCGTTCTCCAAATGCTAATGATATAGCCCGATTGCTGTTGGTTGGTGAACAACGAGGATTCCCAGGAATGCTCggaagcattgattgcatgcattggaagtggaaaaattgtcCCGCAGCGTGGAAAGGTATGTACTATGGCCACATCcatgaaccaactattattttagaagcagttgcttcatatgatctttggatatggcatgcattttttggtatgcccggttcacataacgacattaatgtgctagaaagatcttttatttttacggaACTTGCTCAAGGGCGTGCTCCTGCTGTCAATTACACTATCAATGGCAACGACTACACTATGGGGTATTACCTTGTGGATGGTATTTATTCCAAGTGGTGaacttttgtgaagacgattccatcaccacgagggaacaagaagaaaaattttgtaaaagcacaagaatccgcaagaaaagatgtcgagcatgcattcggggtacttcaacaacgatttgctatcattcgtggaccttcccgaatgttcaaagtgaaggacctaacaaatattatgaaagtatgtgttattttacataatatgatcattgaagacgaacgtgatgatagtgagagtctgaacattgagtatgatcaacttgatgatcatcTTCCAGAATTGTCACGCAATCATACAATTGAGCTTACGGACTTCATCCAAcgtcatcatcatattagagatagctcggcacatcatcagctccaagaagatctaattgaacatcaatggtTATTATATTCCCAACATTAGCATAAGTGCATTCAAACTATGACCTCTTTTCCTTCGTGTTATTAGATCTTCTTGTTTGAGTTgatatggcatgcatttgtatttccttcatgttattTAAGATTTATGTTTAACTTAATTTGCTTTGAGTTTGTATTTCCTTCGTGTTATTGggttttatatttgaattgatttgctttgcatttgtatttccttcGTGTCATTGGTAACTATGTTAATGGTAAAACCCTTTTAGTAATGCCTTTCCTTGAGTATAAGCTTTGCAATCTATATGATGatgaaaatgttatttttaataaaaataaaaattattataacatATTACTTGCACAAGCATATTGAGGCTACAATactaaaattgttaaaaaatataatcacatgctttttatacatttatcattgttcagaacaaaaaataagatgGCCAACTGAATTtggtaatattaaaaaacaagaaGTTCAATCTTGAGAAGTACTGCGTCTCGCCATGATTTCCCTCTGGAGTTGCTGGAAGTATAACTGCTGCATTTCAGGCATGCCACTCAtgtccatcatcataatgcgctgatcACTTTCTTTCGTGGCTAGCTCCACTTTCTGCGCCTCCAACCTTAACCTTTCATCCTCTTGACGAATTTTGGCGAGCTCCTTTTCCCTCTCAATTACCATCTTCTCGGCCTCCAACCTCAGTCGTTCATCCTCAAGgcgtaattttttttcctctttttccttgtcatactccatcttctcggccttcatttgata
Coding sequences within it:
- the LOC122318696 gene encoding uncharacterized protein LOC122318696 isoform X1; the protein is MMEGIKGLGGGGGGGRVGVGEEDMGDGMQCSDHPYRNNPGGICAFCLQEKLGKLVSSAFPLPIRGSSSSSPSPSFRSDRNGGAGSSSSLSLSIRPTSTKSINDGGTKDSHYHEYYTRRARIPFLLAKKKKKKVTIIASSDHASDIVFKRSKSTATPRRNRFLDADDGEDFSPRKRGGFWSFLYFSSSSSASSSSSKPSASKSMDKNFRDNPKITTLTAAAATTNVSVGKQKEKCLGSSLGKKTDIVEDDDSPNSQANASASSFERKVSRSRSVGCGSRSFSGDFFERISTGFGDCTLRRVESQREGKPKVSTSAVHRGGAGGEHHHCMKERVKCGGLFGGFMITSSSSSSSSSSYWVSSSAEEMNGKQPGGPLVHGRSKSWGWAFASPMRAFGKPSSKDGKRDIIRDASDKNTTPNLAAIPSLLAVRG
- the LOC122302688 gene encoding uncharacterized protein LOC122302688, producing MSRPLFLRILNEVESYEPYFVQRRDNAGRLGLSSMQKITTALKMLAYGVTGDFMDEYIRIGESTAMESLKRFSETIVNVFSNEYLRSPNANDIARLLLVGEQRGFPGMLGSIDCMHWKWKNCPAAWKGMYYGHIHEPTIILEAVASYDLWIWHAFFGMPGSHNDINVLERSFIFTELAQGRAPAVNYTINGNDYTMGYYLVDGIYSKW